Below is a window of Vulpes vulpes isolate BD-2025 chromosome 14, VulVul3, whole genome shotgun sequence DNA.
ATTTTGTATCTCCTAGGGTACTGTGTCCTCCTCCAGTGGCCTTGGGATTTGGGCCCGGTGTGCCAAGCCCCCCCTCATCCTCACCCTCCAGCATCAGCCTCAGCAGCATCAAACGCTCACCTCTAATGGGCCACTCTTCTTATCTCGCTCCACCAGGTGGTAGTGGCCTCAGTGATACGGGTAGGGGGTCCTCATCCCTGAACCCTGCTCGCCTTGAGGCCAGTGGCCAGACCTCTCTGCAACGCCAGCTGTCAGACCCGAAGCATGCCTCCCTACTGGGGCCCTACAGGTCCAATCTAGGCAAGCTGGGGGCATCCCCATGGTCACAGTCCTCTCCTGCCCTCAACCACAATGGTCACAGCCCCTTGACCCTAGCAGTGGGGTCACCTCTGCTTGCTCGCCAACgccctttcctccccttcccccagggtGTTGCCACCCTGTCCCGGGTCCCAGAGAATGGGCTCCTGGGAAGCCAGGAGTCTAACCCCCAACGAGGTCGCTGGGTACCTAGCACAACCCTGGAGACAGTGCAGGAGAAGAAGGTGTCTCTGAGTCAGAGCCATAGCCAATTGGATCTCCTTGTCCCCTTCTCCAGAGCCAGAGAAGCTGGAGACCCTGATTCTGGGGTTAACCCCAACTCAGACTCCCTCTGGCCTAGAGAGCAGGCCCCAGAGGACAGGAGGTTGTCCCCAAACCAGAGACACAACCAGCTGGATCTCCTGCCCCagtcccagggtgctgggagtATCCCTGAGTCAGGTTCCCCCAGACCTGGCAATCAAACTCCAGAGGATAAGAGGCTGTCCTCAAATCACGGTCATGGCCAAATGGACCTCCTGGTACAGTACCCCAAGGCTGGGGGCTCCAGAGCATCCCCTGGAGCCAACTCCTCAGCTAGGGCTGGCAAGCAGGGTCAAGATGAGCAACGACGGACCCTGGGCCACAGCCAGCTGGACCTCATCACAAAGTTTGGCCCATTCCGAGGCGAGGGGCCTGGGCCCAGTGGTCTCCCCATACCAAGTCCTGCTCGAAAGGCTGGAGTAGGCTCTGGGGATGAGAAGTGGCTGACCTTGGGCCACAGCAAGCTGGACCTCATCACCAAGTATCATCAGCTGCAGGGCACTAGGCAAAGACCTGAGCCTGGCCTCCCTGAGGGCCCCACAGGTGGACATCACAATGGCAGTAACAATGGCCCATTTGGGGATGAGAAGCGGCTGACCCTGGGCCACAGCAAACTGGACCTCATCACTAAGTACAACAAATCCAAGTTCAAGCTGCTCCGAAGCCGCTTTGAGTCCTAGTCCTGCTCCCAGCAGGGACATATCCTTCTTCCATCTACTTGGACTCTAGGTTTACCGAGGTTCCAGACTCTAGGGTGTTCAAACAGGGGCTGCATGGGGGAGCATTTAGTGTCTAGAAGCCCATATTAGACATTCATGGGGCTCAGGAGTCTTGCTTATgaacacacctgcacacacacacacacacacacacacacacacacagatggaaCCCACAGTATTTGCCATTTGCCACTGTGCTGGGCACTTCACACTGGCTAATTCTCATCCTTCATCCTCACAACATCTTACAAGATAGACCTCTATTAGGTAGACATTTCTAAGGTCACAggtattatattttctattttataaatgtggaagctgaggcccagagagtttgATGACTTGCTTGGGATCAAATGCAAGTcaatggcagagccagggcccAAACCCATGTCTTTGACTCTTAAGATTGTGTTTTTGCACACCATTATCAACAGTTCACATGTCCCCATGTACACAAAATACACCACAGAGATGCCCCAAATGCCTACACAATACACTGACAGGGTTCACACTCAAAGACACACACACTAAGTACACAAAGGTCCATGTGATAAACCCAAACACTCAGAATTCTAGttatactcaataaatgttatatgACTAAATGAATGGCTACACAACATATATGCATTCAGTGCACACTGTAGACCCCTCAGGATCCACaaacaataaatatgtatataaccacacacatacagaggcatgCACACACCAACCAGCGTCTTCTTTGATCTTAGCTGTGTACCTGGCCCTGTACTGAGCACACCACAGGACTGATAAGTGAATCAGGCGCAGTCCCTGGGAGACAAGGATTAAAAGCATAAACCATTGGCAGTCAAGATAGAACTGTATCTAAATAGAGGCTAATAGTGACAGGGTggtagagaagggcagagagtggtggtggtggtggagtggTGAGCAGTTTCAAAGTGGTGAGCAGCTTTTGAGGCAGGCCTTGAAGGATGGGGAGGATTGGACAGATGGAGAAGAGGAATTCCTGGCATATGGAAGCAGATGAAGAGAGGCCAGGGAGAGGACTGGAGGAGGGGATCTGAGGTGAACTGGGGATGATGTAGAGGGCATGGATACTCAGACTCTGACACGTGCACATGCAtgcgtgcacacgcacacacactcatcatcatcattttgctGAGTGTCCCTAGAAGCAGAGGCTCTGACAGGTTGTATGTTCTTTTCCTGAGCTCATCACCTGCCTGGGACAATCTACACGGTACAAATCAATAAAGGCAGACATGCTGTGACCTAGCAGCAGCCTGGTGTGTGCTGAAAAAGGTGGAGTTTTGAAGCTGCATGTTGAGGGCGGGGAAAAGGCACCATTTGGTCCAATTATGGAGGGCTCCCTGAGGGAGAGTGGATGGCTGCCGAAGGGCTAGGGGGAGGACAAGGGCTCCAGGACCCCTCTGTCTtcattgtgactttttaaaaaagttttttaaaaatttatttattaatgagagacacacacacacacagagacaggcagagacacaggcagaaggagaagcaggctccatgcagggactccatccggggtctctgGGATtacacccccggctgaaggcggcgctaaaccgctaaaccacaggggctgccccattGTGACTTTCTAAGAGGCCCTGGGGCATTTTGTGGATACGAATTGTAGAATCAAGTTCATCTCGTCGATGAGAGCAGGTCCCTTGACTGCCACCATTTATCTTGGGGGCAGAACGTGCTGCATGTGATCAAGCACATGCAAGGGGCAACACACCATTGTCCATCTGGCCTCTCCCTAAGACCCGGTTTCATCCGTCCTCCCCTCTCTTCAATACCTTCTTCAGCCTGGTTTCTTCTACTTCACTGGCCACGCCTCCTTCTCCAGCCTTTGTCCTGCTCTCATTTCTCCCCACTAGACACCTCCACGGGTGACCTCATCCACCCCAGGCTCGGCCCCAAATATCAGCCCTTTACTGTCCCCTGGGCTCTAGATCTGGCCTCGTCTGTCTCGCACCTCACACTAGGCACGTCACCGTCCTCACCCCTGCCTTTCCTCTTAGCCTTTACTTCAACAGATACCTCCATCATCCACTCGTCAGGTATCTGCCAGACATCCCTGGCTCCTCCTCTCTTACGCCTCGCATCCAACCAGCCACAGGTCTCGGTCAGTTGTATCTCCGAAAAAGCTCccgaatgaatgaacgaatgaaccGAGGGAGGGATGAATGAAGAGCGTGCTTGGGGCGGGGCCGAGGTGGGGTCCCGACCCGACCACTCGAGACCTTCGAGTCCTCCTAGGGGGTGGGGCTACGGTGGCCGCCTGCGTGGCCGGGTGCGCCGAGCCCTCCCGGAAGTCTCCCCGGGCGGAGGCGGAAACGGAAGCCTGCTCAGGACCGAGCCGAGGCTGTAGCCGCGTGCGGGGGTAGCGGTCGACTGGCGAGCTGGTGTGGAGGGACGCCGGAAGGGACGGGTCCCGGCTCCCCGCGTCGCGAGTGGTAGGGGCCGGAGGATTCGGGGCTACAGAGCCCAGAAGGGCCCAGTGGGCGGGACCCGAGGTTTGAGGGGCCCAGAGGGGCGTGGTCGCAGCGGGGCCGAAGGGGCCGAGGCCGGGGAACCCGGATCCGGGGCCGGGAGAGGATCCGCGGGCCCTGAACTCCCGGTCCCGCAGCCCCTTAGGCCTCATGGCGGTCCGAGCGTCTTTCGAGAACAACTGTGAGATCGGTTGCTTTGCCAAACTCACCAACACCTACTGCCTAGTGGCCATCGGAGGGTCAGAGAACTTCTACAGGTGCGACGGGAGCGCCGGGACCCGCGGGCCGGCGGGGTGGCTGGATGGGAGGGAGGTTGCTGGGAGTCGGGGGCTCTGGCAGAGAGCGGGCTcacgccccccagccccgtgaCCGCTGAGTCCATGTCCCTACAGTGTGTTCGAGGGTGAGCTCGCCGATACCATCCCCGTGGTGCACGCGTCCATTGCCGGCTGCCGCATCATCGGGCGCATGTGTGTGGGTAAGCCGAGTGGAGCCTACGAGAGTCTTTATTGTAGCCTCGGAGGGGACCCGAGTGACCCTTTGATTTCCAGGTTTTCATTCACTATCTCCAGAGACTAGAGAATCCCCCAGACCTGGGCCAGACGCAGTTTAAGTGTTAGCAGATGAGGGACCATCACTGGAGATGGCTTCTGGATCATAGAATAACAACATTAAGTGCTTTCACTCTTACActtgatttctctccttcttcacGAAGACCCTGGCAGGTAGGCATTATTGCCTAATCTGACTAATGATGAAGCTAAGATTCAAAGAACCCAAATGACTCACCAGGTTCCACACCTAGTTTGAGGGAACACTGAAATGTCATTTCTCCCTTGCCATTGACTCTGGGCAAGTTGCTTCCTCTTTCTGAGGATCCAGTTCTGCAACTACAAAATGACAAGCTAAAATTCTGGGTCATCCTAGAATTTCAGCTATCCATTTAAATCCATTTAAATCTTAAATTCTCATTACCGTTTCTCTGAGTGGCATCCCTATCCTATTCCCCACCGTCTCATCACTGTTGACTCTGGCCATTGGTCCTTTCTTTGAGCTGGATCAGTC
It encodes the following:
- the FAM83C gene encoding protein FAM83C isoform X1: MFGSLGPGDLGAQGMAGPLRGRVEELKRPWWREASPLVLQHSEAARLAADALLERGKAAYLQVISEERELPFLSALDVDYMTSHVHGSPELNEAQGLDASGPDRLSLLSEVTSGTYFPMASDIEPPDLDLGWPEVPQATGFSPTQAVVHFQRDKAKNIKDLLRFLFSQARTVVAVVMDVFTDMELLCDLMEASSRRGVPVYLLLAQEHLRHFLEMCYKMDLNGGHLPNMRVRSTCGDTYCSKAGRRFTGQALEKFVVIDCEQVVAGNYSFTWLCSQAHTSMVLQLRGRIVEDFDREFRCLYAESRPVEGFCGGEDFVSPRVLCPPPVALGFGPGVPSPPSSSPSSISLSSIKRSPLMGHSSYLAPPGGSGLSDTGRGSSSLNPARLEASGQTSLQRQLSDPKHASLLGPYRSNLGKLGASPWSQSSPALNHNGHSPLTLAVGSPLLARQRPFLPFPQGVATLSRVPENGLLGSQESNPQRGRWVPSTTLETVQEKKVSLSQSHSQLDLLVPFSRAREAGDPDSGVNPNSDSLWPREQAPEDRRLSPNQRHNQLDLLPQSQGAGSIPESGSPRPGNQTPEDKRLSSNHGHGQMDLLVQYPKAGGSRASPGANSSARAGKQGQDEQRRTLGHSQLDLITKFGPFRGEGPGPSGLPIPSPARKAGVGSGDEKWLTLGHSKLDLITKYHQLQGTRQRPEPGLPEGPTGGHHNGSNNGPFGDEKRLTLGHSKLDLITKYNKSKFKLLRSRFES
- the FAM83C gene encoding protein FAM83C isoform X2 — its product is MFGSLGPGDLGAQGMAGPLRGRVEELKRPWWREASPLVLQHSEAARLAADALLERGKAAYLQVISEERELPFLSALDVDYMTSHVHGSPELNEAQGLDASGPDRLSLLSEVTSGTYFPMASDIEPPDLDLGWPEVPQATGFSPTQAVVHFQRDKAKNIKDLLRFLFSQARTVVAVVMDVFTDMELLCDLMEASSRRGVPVYLLLAQEHLRHFLEMCYKMDLNGGHLPNMRVRSTCGDTYCSKAGRRFTGQALEKFVVIDCEQVVAGNYSFTWLCSQAHTSMVLQLRGRIVEDFDREFRCLYAESRPVEGFCGGGSGLSDTGRGSSSLNPARLEASGQTSLQRQLSDPKHASLLGPYRSNLGKLGASPWSQSSPALNHNGHSPLTLAVGSPLLARQRPFLPFPQGVATLSRVPENGLLGSQESNPQRGRWVPSTTLETVQEKKVSLSQSHSQLDLLVPFSRAREAGDPDSGVNPNSDSLWPREQAPEDRRLSPNQRHNQLDLLPQSQGAGSIPESGSPRPGNQTPEDKRLSSNHGHGQMDLLVQYPKAGGSRASPGANSSARAGKQGQDEQRRTLGHSQLDLITKFGPFRGEGPGPSGLPIPSPARKAGVGSGDEKWLTLGHSKLDLITKYHQLQGTRQRPEPGLPEGPTGGHHNGSNNGPFGDEKRLTLGHSKLDLITKYNKSKFKLLRSRFES